Proteins co-encoded in one Phalacrocorax carbo chromosome 5, bPhaCar2.1, whole genome shotgun sequence genomic window:
- the IFT70B gene encoding intraflagellar transport protein 70B, whose amino-acid sequence MEAAAVPDGQYTAVAYRLIGGGRCAEAVSLLSRELQKSCRSRGGLSLLGYCHYQLQDFAAAAECYEQLAALHPELEAYRLYQAQALYKAGLYAEALRAAGPLLDLPAYQGRALRLQAAVHYAQGDLPAAKSLVEEALAAAAEGGPGAAEDPSEQADAEIMLGCLLYRQGRHEEASGKFAGAMQVLGYCPELSYNMALCCYAAKQYVPALKHISDIIERGIHQHPELSVGMTTEGIDVHSVGNTLLLHRTALVEAFNLKAAIEYQLRNLKAAQEALTDMPPRAEEELDPVTLHNQALMNMDSQPTEGFEKLQFLLLQNPCPPETFGNLLLLYCKHQYYDLAADVLAENAHLTYKLLTPYLYNFLDAIITCQTAPEEAYHKLDDSAGTLAEQLRKLTKQVQEARQNWDDEAVKKAVSEYDETLDKYVPVLMAQAKIYWDMKNYTMVEKIFRKSVEFCNEHEVWKLNVAHVLFMQENKYKEAISFYEPIVKKHYDNILHVSAIVLANLCVSYILTSQNEDAEELMRKIEKGEEQLSYSNPDKNIYHLCIVNLVIGTLYCVKGNYDFGISRVIKSLEPYHKKLSTDTWYYAKRCFLSLLENMSKHMIMLRDSVIQECIQFLKQCELYGRNIPAVIEQPLEEKRMHSGKNTVTYEARLLRALMYKIVG is encoded by the coding sequence AtggaggcggcggcggtgccCGACGGGCAGTACACGGCCGTCGCCTACCGGCTGATCGGCGGCGGGCGGTGCGCGGAGGCGGTGTCGCTGCTGAGCCGCgagctgcagaagagctgcCGCTCCCGGGGCGGCCTCTCCCTGCTGGGCTACTGCCACTACCAGCTGCAGGACTTCGCGGCGGCGGCCGAGTGCTACGAGCAGCTGGCGGCGCTGCACCCTGAGCTGGAGGCCTACCGCCTCTACCAGGCGCAGGCCCTCTACAAGGCCGGGCTCTACGCCGAGGCCCTGCGGGCCGCTGGCCCGCTGCTCGACCTCCCCGCCTACCAGGGCCGGGCCCTGCGCCTGCAGGCGGCCGTCCATTACGCCCAGGGCGACCTCCCGGCGGCCAAGAGCCTGGTGGAGGAGGCGCTCGCCGCTGCTGCGGAAGGCGGCCCCGGCGCAGCCGAGGACCCCTCGGAGCAGGCCGACGCCGAGATCATGCTGGGCTGCCTGCTGTACCGGCAAGGCCGGCACGAAGAGGCCAGCGGCAAGTTTGCCGGCGCCATGCAAGTGTTGGGTTACTGCCCGGAGCTGTCCTACAACATGGCGCTGTGCTGCTACGCGGCCAAGCAGTACGTCCCTGCCCTCAAACACATCTCTGATATCATAGAGCGCGGCATCCACCAGCACCCGGAGCTCAGCGTGGGCATGACCACCGAGGGCATCGATGTCCACAGCGTGGGCAACACTTTGCTCCTGCACCGCACGGCACTGGTGGAGGCCTTCAACCTCAAGGCGGCCATTGAGTACCAACTGCGCAACCTGAAAGCAGCCCAGGAAGCACTCACAGATATGCCGCCGAGGGCTGAAGAGGAGTTGGATCCGGTCACACTGCACAACCAGGCACTAATGAACATGGACAGCCAGCCCACTGAAGGGTTTGAGAAACTgcagtttcttctgctgcagaaCCCCTGTCCACCAGAAACTTTTGGAAACTTGCTACTCCTCTACTGCAAGCATCAGTACTATGACCTGGCAGCTGATGTGCTGGCAGAGAATGCCCATCTGACCTACAAACTGCTTACACCTTACTTGTACAACTTCTTGGATGCCATTATTACTTGTCAAACTGCCCCCGAGGAGGCTTACCACAAGCTAGACGATTCAGCAGGGACACTGGCTGAGCAGCTGAGAAAACTCACGAAGCAGGTACAGGAAGCAAGGCAAAATTGGGATGATGAAGCTGTAAAAAAGGCAGTTAGTGAGTATGATGAGACTCTGGATAAATATGTACCTGTCTTGATGGCCCAGGCAAAGATCTACTGGGACATGAAGAACTACACAATGGTAGAAAAGATTTTCCGCAAATCGGTGGAATTCTGTAACGAACATGAGGTGTGGAAGCTCAACGTGGCTCACGTGCTCTTCATGCAAGAGAACAAATATAAAGAGGCTATTAGCTTCTATGAGCCAATAGTTAAAAAGCACTATGACAATATTCTCCACGTCAGTGCCATTGTGTTAGCTAACCTCTGCGTTTCCTACATCCTGACAAGCCAGAACGAAGACGCAGAGGAACTGATGAGGAAGATTGAGAAGGGAGAAGAGCAGCTGTCCTATAGTAATCCTGATAAAAATATCTACCATCTTTGCATTGTCAATCTAGTAATTGGTACCCTCTACTGTGTGAAGGGAAACTATGACTTCGGTATTTCAAGGGTCATTAAAAGCCTGGAGCCGTATCACAAAAAACTGAGCACTGATACGTGGTATTATGCCAAACGGTGTTTCCTGTCCTTGCTGGAGAACATGTCCAAACACATGATAATGCTACGTGACAGCGTTATTCAAGAATGCATTCAGTTTCTGAAGCAATGTGAGCTGTATGGAAGAAACATCCCAGCTGTCATTGAGCAACCCCTTGAAGAAAAGAGGATGCACAGTGGGAAGAATACAGTCACCTACGAAGCCAGGCTTTTGAGGGCGCTGATGTATAAGATCGTTGGGTGA